The segment TGCTCGTCAGTGTCTTTCTAACCGGCACGGCTTTCGGGCAAGAGACACCTGAGTCTGACGATAGTGCTGGCGTTGCGGCGGAGGTAAAAACCGATGCGGAAAACGCCTCTGCCAAAGACTTCATGGACGACGTCAACGCGAAACTCGAAGAAGTCGACGCGTTCGTCGGAGAGAACATCGTCTCGCCGATGGCCGGTGTGATTTTTAACGGGCTGTGGACGGGCGATTACGAGCAACCCAAAGTCGATGAAGCAGGGCAGCCTGTTATCGATCCGGTGACCGGCGAGCAAGTCATCGAGAAACAGGAAGGTTGGTTGGGCGATGGTTCGGTCAGCGTTCCTTTCATCGTCGTTTGGCTGTTTGTCGGAGCCGTCTTTTTCACACTGTTCATGGGCTTCATCAATGTCCGCGGTTTTTGGCATGCGATTCGGCTAACCAAAGGCGATTACGACAATCCTGATGACCACGGTGAAGTGACTCACTTTCAGGCTCTGTCCTCGGCACTTTCCGGAACCGTCGGCCTTGGAAACATCGCTGGCGTGGCGATTGCCATCGGCCAGGGTGGCCCGGGAGCAACCTTCTGGATGATTCTGGTTGGGTTGCTTGGAATGAGCACCAAGTTCACGGAATGTACGCTGGGGCAAATGTATCGCCGCGAAGACAAGCGTGGTCGGGTTTCGGGTGGTCCCATGCGTTACCTGAGTGCGGGGCTGAAAGAAAAAGGCCTCGGGCCGCTCGGTTCATTGCTGGCCGTCATGTTTGCGATTCTTTGCATTGGCGGATCGTTCGGCGGCGGCAACACTTTTCAAATCAGTCAGTCTCTCGACGCGATCCGCACCGAGGCTCCGATCCTGAACCAGTACAGTTGGATCTACGGCCTGATCATGGCGATCGCGGTTGGGTTGGTCATCGTCGGCGGTATCAAATCAATCGGAAAGGTCGCCTCGCGTATCGTGCCGTTCATGTGTGCCGG is part of the Mariniblastus fucicola genome and harbors:
- a CDS encoding alanine/glycine:cation symporter family protein gives rise to the protein MILKNRFLHNRIQWPALTAMTFLLVSVFLTGTAFGQETPESDDSAGVAAEVKTDAENASAKDFMDDVNAKLEEVDAFVGENIVSPMAGVIFNGLWTGDYEQPKVDEAGQPVIDPVTGEQVIEKQEGWLGDGSVSVPFIVVWLFVGAVFFTLFMGFINVRGFWHAIRLTKGDYDNPDDHGEVTHFQALSSALSGTVGLGNIAGVAIAIGQGGPGATFWMILVGLLGMSTKFTECTLGQMYRREDKRGRVSGGPMRYLSAGLKEKGLGPLGSLLAVMFAILCIGGSFGGGNTFQISQSLDAIRTEAPILNQYSWIYGLIMAIAVGLVIVGGIKSIGKVASRIVPFMCAGYVLCVLYILGTRYTDIPAAFQSIWDGAFNFEAGYGAFLGCLVIGIKRAVFSNEAGTGSASIAHSAAKTDVPVREGYVALLEPFIDTVVVCTMTALVIIITGVISDKTQELSLDTIQKELSVTQIVEEQSVDVASLSRLDAEKLLIEANSSYDADGDGTLTVGDMVALDRGAYFTKQAFVEGGFEWFKWFLFLAIVLFAFSTCISWAYYGERCFTALFGDWSSGLFKILFLTFTFLGAVIAPTSIKDFSDMMILGMAFPNMLGMYFLSGNVRRHLNEYVSDLKAGKYDRN